Proteins from one Phycisphaerae bacterium genomic window:
- a CDS encoding STAS domain-containing protein yields MTAPEGGQTGGPVREIQDADGTTLVKLHGDIDLYCSPEVRKALLEATQSRPATLAIDLSKVPHMDSSGVATLVEALQRVKRYKGRMALVAMQERVRNVFEIARLTDLFEIRDTLAEVQSRGG; encoded by the coding sequence ATGACGGCACCCGAAGGTGGTCAGACGGGCGGACCGGTACGCGAGATTCAGGACGCGGACGGGACCACGCTGGTCAAACTCCACGGCGACATCGACCTGTACTGCTCGCCGGAGGTGCGCAAGGCACTGCTCGAGGCGACGCAGAGCAGACCGGCGACCCTGGCGATCGACCTCTCGAAGGTACCGCACATGGACTCCTCCGGAGTGGCCACGCTGGTCGAGGCCCTTCAGCGGGTCAAGCGCTACAAGGGACGGATGGCCCTGGTCGCGATGCAGGAGCGGGTGCGGAACGTCTTCGAGATCGCCCGCCTGACCGACCTGTTCGAGATCCGCGACACGCTAGCGGAGGTCCAAAGCCGTGGCGGAT